One window of uncultured Trichococcus sp. genomic DNA carries:
- a CDS encoding general stress protein, translating to MTYIIQTSVHSIEECKRAVEELHKKGYTKEQITLVTNNAYQEAILENWDLRGADGAIFSSHSLLEKVNNLFNLKQYEHFQEKTGTFSGGTDFLADRIAAIESGSIVIITKESDE from the coding sequence ATGACTTACATCATCCAGACCAGCGTCCATTCCATTGAGGAATGTAAACGTGCTGTAGAGGAACTGCATAAAAAAGGCTATACGAAAGAGCAGATCACATTGGTGACGAACAATGCCTACCAGGAAGCCATCTTGGAGAATTGGGACCTTCGCGGCGCGGACGGTGCGATTTTCTCCAGTCACTCGTTGCTGGAAAAGGTCAACAATCTGTTCAACCTGAAGCAATATGAACATTTCCAGGAAAAGACCGGGACTTTCTCCGGAGGCACGGACTTTCTTGCCGACCGCATCGCCGCCATCGAGAGCGGCAGCATTGTCATCATTACGAAGGAATCGGACGAATAA
- a CDS encoding helix-turn-helix domain-containing protein, translating to MNQNELQQLFPEAKITTAPSLGPAYFTLPFQNRWVHIPEHTLSGREKALLKQLLLNETQTTSEFPKNPWAQFLLGQTTEVPNGLAQTQLLQFSLSYREEDAGSFDQTLWLDAFSQTLPLVRECFFLNGKSGVFILDSPDPYCIDEELAAVLDILDDDFSLRTALYLGQRWPVNSRLPLLFEEERKIFAASRTIAKGNKITTLAAIALPYFISESGNQNPVLQALQTTIGSVDGTHELITAMWRNQGNLSKAAADLYLHRNTLQYRIDRFFDTTGLTLKNMDELALAYLAITAVAGPPNN from the coding sequence TTGAATCAAAACGAACTCCAACAACTATTCCCTGAAGCAAAAATCACGACTGCGCCCAGTCTCGGGCCGGCTTACTTCACGCTACCTTTCCAAAATCGTTGGGTGCATATTCCGGAACACACACTGAGCGGACGCGAAAAAGCCCTCTTGAAGCAGTTGCTGCTCAATGAGACCCAGACGACTTCCGAATTTCCGAAGAATCCTTGGGCACAATTCCTTTTGGGTCAGACGACCGAAGTGCCGAACGGACTGGCGCAGACCCAATTGCTCCAGTTCAGCCTTTCCTATCGGGAAGAGGACGCGGGATCTTTCGATCAGACACTTTGGCTGGATGCTTTCAGCCAGACATTGCCGCTTGTCCGCGAATGCTTCTTTCTGAACGGAAAAAGCGGCGTCTTCATTCTCGACAGCCCGGACCCCTACTGCATCGATGAAGAGCTGGCGGCGGTGCTCGATATTTTGGATGATGACTTCAGCCTGCGGACCGCCCTGTACCTCGGCCAACGTTGGCCTGTCAATTCCCGCTTGCCGCTCCTTTTCGAAGAAGAAAGGAAAATATTTGCGGCAAGCCGCACGATCGCCAAAGGAAACAAGATTACAACACTTGCAGCCATCGCGCTTCCTTACTTCATTTCCGAATCAGGAAACCAAAATCCGGTGCTGCAAGCTTTGCAGACCACAATCGGGTCCGTCGACGGCACACACGAACTGATCACGGCCATGTGGCGGAATCAAGGAAACCTGTCGAAAGCGGCAGCCGACCTTTATCTGCACCGCAACACCCTCCAGTACCGGATCGATCGCTTTTTCGACACGACCGGCCTGACTTTGAAGAACATGGATGAACTGGCATTGGCTTATCTAGCGATCACTGCGGTCGCGGGGCCACCCAACAACTAA
- the tadA gene encoding tRNA adenosine(34) deaminase TadA, with protein sequence MDELKEQYMREAIKEAEKAAAIGEVPIGAVIVWKGEIIGRGHNEREVTNDATTHAEMTAIREANAFKQNWRLEEAELYVTLEPCPMCCGAILLSRIKKVYYGASDLKGGTAGTLMNLLQDERFNHQSEVERGVLEEECRTLLQDFFRALRKERKENSRKHLREHMQEENKG encoded by the coding sequence ATGGATGAGTTGAAGGAACAGTATATGCGGGAAGCCATCAAGGAGGCGGAAAAGGCTGCGGCCATAGGGGAAGTGCCGATCGGAGCGGTGATCGTCTGGAAGGGCGAAATCATCGGGCGCGGCCACAATGAACGCGAAGTGACAAATGATGCGACGACGCATGCGGAAATGACAGCGATCAGGGAAGCCAATGCATTCAAGCAGAATTGGCGGCTCGAGGAAGCCGAACTATATGTGACCTTGGAGCCTTGCCCGATGTGCTGCGGCGCGATCCTGTTGTCACGGATCAAGAAAGTCTATTATGGCGCATCCGACCTGAAAGGCGGGACGGCCGGTACGCTGATGAACCTGCTCCAGGATGAACGCTTCAACCATCAGAGCGAGGTCGAGCGGGGTGTGCTGGAGGAAGAGTGCCGGACACTGCTGCAGGATTTTTTCCGGGCGCTACGCAAAGAACGCAAGGAAAACAGCCGCAAGCATCTACGCGAACATATGCAGGAAGAAAACAAAGGCTAG
- a CDS encoding Y-family DNA polymerase — protein sequence MYETELVFDYAKEPSRDILCIDCKSFYASVECVRRGLHPLETKLVVMSYPSADPKERGSGLILASSPAAKKAYGISNISRARDLPFPYPPGLVIAAPQMRLYMQKNTEINNIYKKYADEANHHVYSVDESFVDITGAQKLFGKSSAYEMAKLIQADVLQTTGIYTTIGIGDNPLLAKLALDNAAKHQPDMIAEWRYPDIPETVWKIPDMTDFWGIGKRTKLRLNRLGIFSIYDLAHTNYYYLKSQLGVMGAQLYAHSWGIDRSFLGEKVKVSSRSIGNSQVLNKDYVVRSEIEIVLIEMADQVATRLRKAGAKAQLVSLSIGYSINCIDQLGRTGFHQQLKIPPTNASSELVAHVLMLFDQHYKDQSVRNIGVGAGNLIYTDFLQLDLFQDPDEQVNEQKKDLIVDSIRKKYGFRSLVRAVSLLEGGRAIARSSLVGGHAGGMAGLEEGEENAERTKKTDG from the coding sequence ATGTACGAAACGGAATTGGTTTTTGATTATGCGAAGGAGCCCAGTCGCGACATTCTTTGCATCGACTGCAAATCCTTCTATGCGAGCGTGGAATGCGTGCGGCGCGGGCTGCATCCGCTCGAAACAAAGTTGGTTGTCATGAGCTATCCCTCAGCCGACCCGAAAGAGCGCGGCAGCGGATTGATCTTGGCCTCCTCTCCCGCCGCCAAAAAGGCTTACGGGATATCGAACATCAGCCGGGCCAGGGACTTGCCCTTCCCCTATCCGCCGGGACTGGTGATTGCGGCTCCACAGATGCGGTTGTATATGCAGAAAAATACCGAAATCAACAACATTTACAAGAAGTATGCGGATGAAGCCAACCACCATGTCTATTCGGTTGACGAGAGTTTCGTTGACATCACCGGCGCCCAGAAACTTTTCGGCAAAAGCTCGGCTTACGAAATGGCCAAACTCATCCAGGCGGACGTATTACAGACGACCGGCATCTACACAACGATCGGCATCGGCGATAACCCGCTCTTGGCCAAACTGGCGCTCGATAATGCCGCCAAGCACCAGCCGGACATGATTGCGGAATGGCGCTATCCGGATATCCCCGAAACCGTCTGGAAAATCCCGGACATGACCGATTTTTGGGGTATCGGCAAACGTACCAAGCTGCGGCTCAACCGGTTGGGCATCTTCTCGATCTACGACTTGGCGCACACCAATTACTATTATTTGAAGAGCCAGCTCGGCGTCATGGGCGCGCAGCTGTACGCCCACAGTTGGGGAATCGACCGCAGCTTTCTGGGGGAAAAAGTCAAGGTCAGCTCGAGATCCATCGGCAATTCACAGGTGCTCAACAAGGATTACGTGGTCCGATCGGAAATCGAAATCGTCCTGATCGAAATGGCCGACCAGGTGGCGACGCGCCTGCGGAAAGCCGGCGCCAAGGCCCAGTTGGTGAGTCTGAGCATCGGCTACAGTATCAACTGCATCGATCAGCTGGGCCGGACCGGCTTCCATCAGCAGCTGAAAATCCCGCCCACCAACGCATCCAGTGAGCTGGTTGCCCATGTCCTGATGCTTTTTGACCAGCATTACAAAGACCAGTCTGTCCGGAATATCGGCGTGGGTGCCGGAAATCTGATCTACACGGATTTTCTGCAGCTGGACCTGTTTCAGGATCCTGACGAACAAGTAAATGAGCAAAAGAAAGATCTGATTGTGGATTCTATCCGCAAAAAATACGGGTTCCGCTCACTCGTGCGGGCAGTCAGCCTATTGGAAGGCGGCCGTGCGATCGCGCGCAGCTCATTGGTGGGCGGACACGCGGGCGGCATGGCCGGATTGGAGGAAGGTGAGGAAAATGCTGAAAGAACCAAAAAAACGGACGGATAA
- a CDS encoding DUF1905 domain-containing protein — protein MEEKIVDNKEVELKYVSGKGAWTYHIEVPDTKQISGPWGSIKVRGTIDGYDFGVMNLMPLRDKNAIMSVNAKIRKSIGKSGGDKVVVTMWLLDAEDHM, from the coding sequence TTGGAAGAGAAAATAGTGGATAACAAAGAAGTTGAACTCAAATATGTATCCGGCAAAGGTGCTTGGACCTATCATATTGAAGTTCCGGACACAAAACAAATCAGTGGACCCTGGGGAAGCATCAAAGTCAGAGGCACCATCGACGGCTATGACTTTGGAGTGATGAACCTGATGCCGCTGCGGGATAAAAATGCGATTATGTCCGTCAATGCCAAAATCCGTAAATCAATAGGGAAGAGTGGCGGGGACAAGGTAGTGGTGACGATGTGGCTGTTGGATGCTGAGGATCATATGTAA
- a CDS encoding ABC transporter ATP-binding protein, whose translation MLSLKDITKKYKDKVIFQNADFEAAPGEIVLLMGESGIGKSTFLDIIAGIKRFDSGKYYYQNQEVFPKNDEQMSAFRNQTIGYILQDFALIDDYSVLENIILPSFYNAAMDTEAAKERARYLSDKFDLTEILHSKVKNISGGQKQRVAIVRSLILDPPIILADEPTTNLDAKNFDFVMETFKEAANKGKMIIIATHDERILNIADKVYHVENCRLIV comes from the coding sequence ATGCTTAGCCTAAAGGACATTACAAAAAAATACAAAGATAAAGTAATCTTTCAAAACGCTGATTTTGAAGCTGCACCAGGCGAAATAGTATTGCTTATGGGCGAATCAGGGATTGGCAAGTCCACTTTCCTTGATATTATCGCTGGTATAAAAAGATTTGATTCAGGAAAATATTATTATCAAAACCAAGAAGTCTTTCCCAAAAATGACGAACAGATGAGTGCATTCAGAAATCAAACGATAGGCTATATATTGCAGGACTTTGCTTTAATAGATGACTACAGTGTTCTGGAAAACATCATTTTGCCTTCATTTTATAATGCAGCTATGGATACGGAAGCGGCAAAAGAAAGAGCCAGATATTTGTCGGATAAATTTGATTTAACAGAAATTCTCCATAGCAAAGTAAAGAATATTTCCGGCGGTCAAAAACAACGGGTTGCGATAGTCCGAAGTCTGATTTTAGATCCACCCATTATCTTAGCTGACGAACCCACTACGAACTTGGATGCGAAAAATTTTGATTTTGTCATGGAAACTTTCAAAGAAGCGGCAAATAAAGGGAAAATGATCATCATTGCAACACATGATGAACGTATTCTGAATATAGCGGATAAGGTTTACCACGTTGAAAACTGTAGATTGATTGTCTGA
- a CDS encoding general stress protein → MPKFVAGSYATVEAVEAAVKTLTEKGHKENDILLVTNSSDKKERLTKETGIEVITETGQDENFDWKELAPLYPSFDEEALYEPSPQHPYPQLTPEQEEEQERKMQGYFSELEEGNVLIIVSES, encoded by the coding sequence ATGCCAAAATTTGTGGCAGGTTCGTACGCGACCGTTGAAGCTGTGGAGGCAGCCGTTAAAACACTCACCGAAAAAGGGCACAAGGAAAACGACATCCTATTGGTGACCAATTCATCGGACAAAAAAGAGCGGCTAACAAAAGAAACCGGCATTGAAGTCATCACCGAAACCGGACAGGATGAGAACTTCGACTGGAAGGAGCTCGCCCCGCTTTATCCGTCCTTCGATGAGGAAGCTCTCTACGAACCATCCCCTCAGCATCCTTATCCGCAGTTGACACCGGAACAGGAAGAAGAACAGGAACGCAAGATGCAAGGATACTTCTCCGAATTGGAGGAAGGGAATGTTTTGATCATCGTCAGCGAGAGCTAA